From Primulina huaijiensis isolate GDHJ02 unplaced genomic scaffold, ASM1229523v2 scaffold28027, whole genome shotgun sequence:
CAATCCAAAGCCAAGGAAAATGCCAGATAACCGAATTTTACGAAGTCAAGATCTAGACTTTATCAACTCAAGAACTTTTAGTTTTACGATGCAGACAACTGGCGTAGCTTTGAATTTGCAACATTTTCGTCATCAGATTATTTCCACACATAAATCCATCAAATATCAgaaatattttcacaatttgttgtaaaaaaaagaagaaagaaactaagggaaaatatataataaagagAGTGAAGATCAGAATCCAATACCAAAAGCATAGACATCGATATTCTTCAACCCCAAAACTGCTTTTTTCCGCAACCCAATTCCGAGGAGGCACTGGGAATCCCTCAGAACCGCCGGAAACGACATTCCAGTCCTCGATTCAGTGACCGGAGACGAATTCGAAGAAAGAGAAAGAGAACCCCACAAGGGATTTAGCATGCTTCCGTTGTGTGTGAAATTAGACGCCAATAAATTAAGTGCGTTTTGAAGAAATGGGCTGTTGGTATTCTGTGAGATAGCAATGCCAACGCCAGCGGCGGAGAGTGATAACGCGGCAGCGGCGGCATAAGAGTAGAATTTACGTGAAGAAGCATTAGCGGCGGCGGAGATGGGTGGCTTTGGGGGCTGAGGAAACGAGAATGGGAAGCGAAAAGAAACCATTGTTTTGGCGTGATCAGAGCAGTTGTGACAGTTGTATAGAGCAGAATTCAAGGTCACGTGCTAAGTGCGTGCAAGCTAAAATGGGTCGATttggtattaaaaaaaaaaaactttttgggCCTTTATCATAGCCCAGTAATTATCATTTTCTCCAATTTTTTAAACGGGCTCAATTAATGGGCTTGATAAGTCTGAATGGTTTTTGGACTTGAACTTTGTCTGAGAACCCATTTTAATCCCTCTTTGTACCACATTGCTTCTTTGAGGTCTGGTTGTTTAACACGAACTTGTTTAAGATAATATAATTTAGAAGTTTCAGTTTTTTTAGCAAAACTTAGAAATGTTATTAATTCAAAACTACACAGTTTTCTTATGAAATTAgcctttttaaaataaattatttatcgaACAATATTCAcctataattttcatttttacgtttttttttcaaacattaactcaattttttatttttccacacTTCttcataatttataaatttattctcATTTTAAAAAGTAGAAATTGAAAAAAGCAAAAATTGTTGAAAacactattattttttttttttatgtataatttgtTACGAACTTATATGTTTagacatatatttataattaactaATTATTAATTGTATGAGTTGCCATGTAATCGGTTAATAAACATAATTCGAAATTCGAAAAAcgtaattaattattgaaaatttaatatcCAGTGATGTACTCTTGTTTTATTAATACAAACAAACTTGCAAATTATTACGGTTTTAATCcaaattatgaaaattgttTCTCGCTTGGATTGACATATGTAGTCAAAACTCAATAATAGAGACAAGTTTTGAGCATTAAGGAATCGGGTTCGCTGATTCCCCTGCCCAAAATAACAAATTAATCTCACAATATTGTACCATATTAAACAACCATTCTACCAACttggtaaataaataaatattaattatcacaataattttgAACATTATATAGATGAATAATTTTGAACATTATATAGATGAATGAGATGCGAGTGATCGAGAGCTCGTCGTTTTATGATTAAAGTAGTGTGTGTGGAATGTTGCAGAGAAAAGCTTAAACTCCATTGCTCAACCTACTGAAGTATTTATACATGGATTTACATCTACAGATCCACATTAATAGGATCTCCAACAAACCTAGTGCTACTAATTAGGAAGCTAACTAACTAACACAATCAGATTAGGTACAAGCTAACTAACTACACTCTCCCTCAAGCTTAATCAAAGATACTCTGCAGATTAAGCTTGTTACACAATTCCTGGAAGCTTGTACGTGGTAATGCTTTGGTCAGAATATCAGCAACTTGACAGTGTGTTGGAACATAACACAAACTGATTGTGCCATCATCCACCTTCTCGCTTATGAAATGCCTGTCAATTTCCATGTGTTTAGTTCGATCATGTCGCACAGGGTTCTTTGCCATACTCAATGCCGACTGATTGTCACAGAAGATACTTACTGACTTATGATTATCAACTCTGAGTTCCTCAAGTACTCTTTGATGCCACATTCCTTCACATATCCCTAGAGCAAGAGATCGAAGCTCTGCCTCTGCACTACTCCTCACTACTACCGACTGTTTCTTACTGCGCCAAGACACGATATTTCCCCAGACGTATGAACAATGTCCTGAGGTAGATCGCCTGTCCGAAGCATCTCCTGCCCAATCAGCATCTGTGTATACTTCCACGCTGCGATTGGAGCACTTTTTGAACATAATTCATTTCCTCAGGTTTCCTCTCAAGTACCGCAGAATTCTCAAAACAGCTTCCATATGCACCTCGGATGGATTGCTCATAAACCTACTGACCACACTTACTGAAAATCCAATATCAGGGCGTGTATGAGCAAGATAAATGAGTTTTCCTACAAGCCGCTGGTACTGATCTTTATTACATGCAGGTTCATTCCCTCGTGCAACAAGTTTGCTGGTTGAGTCCATAGGGGTTTCACTCGCCTTACACCCTATCATCCCTGTGTCTTTGAGCAGGTCCATAACGTATTTACGTTGAGATACAGCAATTCTATCTTTGGTTCTCCCTACTTCCATACCAAGGAAGTACCTAAAGCGACCTAGATCCTTGATCTCAAATTCCTTGGACAACACTTGTTTCAGTCTGTGAGTCTCCTCCTCATCATCACCTGTGATTACAATATCATCGACGTATACACTCAATATTGAACACTTCCCTCCTTGTGAATGCTTGACGAAGAGGGTATGATCTGCTTGACACTGTTTGTAGCTATTCTGCTTGAGAACCTTAGAAAATCGCTCGAACCATGCCCTAGGTGATTGCTTGAGACCGTATAGTGACCGTTTCAGTTTACAAACCTTATTCTGAGTAGTATTATTACAGAATCCCTCTGGAATGTCCATGTATACTTCTTCTTCCAGTCTCCCATTCAAGAAAGCATTTTTAACGTCCAACTGCATTAAGGGCCAATCAAGATTGACGGCTAGAGAGAGCATTATTCGAATAGTGTTGAGCTTCGCTACTGGTGCAAATGTCTCTTGGTAATCAATTTCGTACGATTGCGTATACCCCTTCGCAACTAATCTGGCCTTTAGTCTCTCAATAGTTCCATCTGGTTGATGTTTTACCGAGAACAACCACCGACACCCTACAGTTCGTTTCCCTGGTGGGAGGTCAGTAATATCCCATGTTCCATTTTGCTCAAGAGCTTGGAACTCCTTGAACGTTGCAGCTCTCCATGCTGGATCTTCTAGTGCTTCATGAACTGTGTTAGGTACTCTAACATCATCGATTTTAGAGAGGAAGGCTCTGAAGTTTGCTGACAACTTTCCATAGTACAAGAAGTCTGCCTGTTCGTTTGAGCTTCGTGTTCGAGGATGCTTACGTAAAGCAATTGGCAACTCAATGTCATATAATGGATCAGAACTATTACCAGGAATATTACCTTCCTCCGTTGATTCAGTCACTTCATCTGGTGAGAGTTCTTGGCAGTTTGGAGTTTGTGTACCTCTAGGGATTTCTTGAGATGGTTCTGAGGTGGTTTGAGGCTGATCATATGATGAAGTGGTACAGTCTACTTGAGATAAGGTGTGACCTTTATTGAGAGGTTGAGTGAGTTGCGTGGGAGTTGATGAATGTATAGGAGAAGACTCTATGATAGTGTCCCAGAACTGAGATTGAGACTGAGATTGCTCCCCATCAATTTCAGGTCTGGTATAGAATGGCTGAGATTCATGGAATGTTACATCCATGGAAACAAATGTTTTCCTAAGAATCGGGGAATAACACATGTAACCTTTGTGCCTTGGAGAATATCCTATGAATATGCACTTAAGAGCTCTAGGATCAAGTTTTGATTGATGATACTGATGAACAAACACAGTACAACCGAATACTTTTGGTGTAATGGTATTTATTAGGGTGTGTGTTAGGGTATGTACTAAGGAGAGATTGGCATGGTGTTTGGAACTTAAGTGTGCGGGGAGGCATAAGATTTATGAGATATGTGGTCGTTAGTACAGCCTCTCCCCAAAATTGTTTTGGTACCCTATATGAGAACATAAGTGCTCGTGAGACTTCCAAAAGGTGTCTATTCTTACGCTCGGCAATATCATTTTGTTGTGGTGTGTCGATGCTTGAACTCGTTTGGACTATACCCTGAGATGAGAAATATTCTCCTAGTGTAGCATTGAAGTAATCTCGTGCATTATCTGAGTGAAATACTTGGACATGAGCATTGAACTGAGTTTTTATCATACGGTGAAATTCCTTGAATATTTGGCAAGTCTCAGATTTATGTTTCATTAAAAATACCCATGAAAAACGTGTGTGATCATCAACCAAAAGCAAGAACCATCGTGCACCTGATATATTGGTGACCCTGGATGCCCCCCAAATATCACTATGGATCATGGAAAAAGGATGTGTTGGTTTATATGGTCTTGGTGCATAGGTGCTGCGAGTATGTTTTGAAAGTTGACAAGCATCACAAGtgaataaattgatatttttattaatgaaaaaaGAAGGAAACATGCGTTTGAGATACATGAAGCTCGGATGTCCAAGACGAGCATGCAACAACATAATGCTTTCGTCTTTATTAACTACTAAACCAGAATTAAAACAAAGATTAAGAGAGGTTGGTTTTATTTCAGCCTGAGGTGGTGTGATGGTTTTGAGGAGATAGAGGCCTCCACAAAGCTCAGCCCTGCCAATCATTCTCCCAGAATTCATGTCCTGAAACACACACGAGTCAGTTTTAAATTTGGTAAAACAGTGATGATCCTTATTGAATTTCCTGACAGACAGTAGGTTGCAATCAAGTTGAGGCACAAACAAAACCGATTGCAGTGTTACTTGTGGCAACATGCGAACCGACCCTATGCCTATCACACGTGATCGAGAACCATCCGCAATACTAACATAGATCTCTTGTTTGCAGGGTGTATATGAAGTGAACAGGGAGTAATTACCAGTCATGTGATCCGAGGCACCTGAGTCAACAATCCACGGAGTGGATATTTCTGTATGTAATGTTCTAGCCAAGTTACCTTGTTGAGCAACGGGTTCTGAGTTCACTGGTGGAGATGTTGATGAGGAGCTGCCTTGGACTCGGTTGATGATAGACTGCAAGATGTTCATCTGATCTGGATTGAACTGAGCTACGGCTGCGACATGTCCACGCGGTTTCCAGTCTGCCGGCTTGCCATGCAACTTCCAGCATGTCTCCTTGGTGTGACCAGGTTTGCGACAATGCTCACACCGGGGACGTCCACGGGGATTTTTGTGTTGTTGAGCCTAAGATGCCACATGACCAGTACTCCATGGAGACTGATCACCGGTGGGGTTATATGTGCCTTCATGAGAAGCAAAGGCACTACTTTCAAGTGGATTCAAGGAGGTCCTTCCGAGCATAACTTTACGACGACTTTTTTCACGCATTACTTCAGAAACCACCTCACGAATGGTAGGCAATGGCTTGGTTGACAGAATCTTACTCATTACTTCATCTAGTGATTTGTCAAGTCCAAACAAGAACTTGAAAACTCGCTTGGTCTCAACGATTTTcctgtgattttctccatcatCTTGACACTTCCAGCAATGTGACTCAAGGAGATCAACCTTCTGCCAGTAGCGAGTCAGATTAGTAAAGTATGTTGTGACTGAGTTCTCACCTTGTCGGAGGTCATGGAGCAAGCCTTCAATCTCAAAGAGTTCAGCCTTATTGTCTTTGCACGAGAAGGTGTCTTGAACTGCCTCCCATATTTCCTTGGCGGTATGGAATAGTAAGAAATTCTCACTTATCTCCTGAGTCATGGAGTTGATCAGCCACGCCATTATCATTGAATCATTTGCCTTCCAAGCTTTGATCTGATCTGCTGAACTTTCGAGGATGGACAAACTGTCAGAGAGGTGACCTTCTTTCCCTTTCCCTCGGATAAACATGAGAACTGAGCTAGACCACTACAAGTAATTGTGGTCTGAGAGTTTGTGAGAAGTAATTGAGAGGAGGGACAGGTCTTGAATGCTATTTCGAGGTTGACATGAGTCTGATATTGATGATGAAGGAGGAATGCCTTCAATCTTctctagctctgataccatgttgaaGAATATATGATTAAAGTAGTGTGTGTGGAATGTTGCAGAGAAAAGCTTATACTCCATTGCTCAACCTACTGAAGTATTTATACATGGATTTACATCTACAGATCCACATTAATAGGATCTCCAACAAACCTAGTGCTACTAATTAAGAAGCTAACTAACTAACACAATCAGATTAGGTACAAGCTAACTAACtacacaaaatattaaaacaatatttCTAAAAATTACCTCAAATTGTTCATAATCATACTTATAAAACTATTGAATTAATCGGTTAGACTAGTCaatccaacaatgatatattatTATACATATCTTATACTCTCCGACATAAAAATCGAAACTCAGTTATAACAATTATATTCTGTAAATCAAAAGAAAGTcgtttaatattatatttttctatatatatatatagagagaaaGCAATGGCCAAGAAGAGAACATGAGTTCACTCATTTTCATGAATTTGGAATGATCCCATGCACACATAGCCTGGAATCTCTTGGGAAGTCCTTTCTGTCTCTTTCCTTCACCTTTCTCTCCTTTTAAGCTCCTCTCCTACTATTTTTCCTCGTTCAAAAACAGGGGACGTACACAAACAGCAGATCAATTTATATATAGAATATTTAATTCttgtttattaattatttattcagAGAAAAAAAGATTTACACATGTCATCTGCTTCCAAGTGTCTGCTCCCTTCGTCCCCCGTCCACCGCCTTCTTCCTTCGGCGGCGCCCTTCCATATGACACTCACCACCTCCGGTATGTTAATTACTATGagagtttgtttttctttttgtctTTTATATTTCATGATAAACTTaatcttttcaaaatttaaattgtgATGCTTCAAGTTTACAGTTGATTCTTAATTGCAGGAGTTTTTCCCAGTTGGAAACCAATTACGCCCAGTTCATGTCTCCAATGCAACGCGATTTCCGGGAAGAGAACTGGAGGTAACAGACAGATGTGTCTGTATATATCTCTTTATACATTAatcttttgtgtgtgtgttattAATATGGTGACATTTATCTGGTATATATTTATGCTAAAAATTCAGAACATATAGATGTGATTCAGAATGGTATGGCGTGCATAAAGTGGCAAGATATCGTGGACGATGACACAGAAAAAGATACACAGCAGGTGACCATTAAATATCaagaatttcattttattttctttgtcgCCAAAATTACACCGATTCTGTCACTTTATACAACATTCAATAGATTTTCCTGTCAAATCCCATGATCTTGTTTTCCTTTTTCTTGCCCTGTAACAAAATCTAAAAGGAGACAGAATCCGACAAGATAAGGGACTTGGTGGAGACGATCAGAACAATGCTTGCCTCCATGGACGACGGAGAAATAAGCATATCCGCATACGACACCGCGTGGGTGGCGATGGTGACGGATGTCGGCGGCGGCGGGCGGCCTCAGTTCCCTTCGAGTTTGGAGTGGATAGCGAACAATCAGCTCTCCGATGGGTCGTGGGGAGACGCCACCGCCTTCTCCGCCCACGACCGGATAATCAACACATTAGCATGTGTGGTTGCATTGAGATCATGGAACATGCACCCTGACAAAAGCGATAAAGGTTTATATACAATATTTATcccatattattaattaaatttatattacaaTGTGTCAAATCATTATGTCAAATTAAACCTAATTTTATGACAGTTAATCTAAACCATTTTCTAAGCTGTCCCTTTTTGAAACATCAAAAAAAGGTAGAAGTAACTGAACACACAAAAATTAGATAACGCATCCCCACATCTTAtcttgattattaaaaaaaatgatatattttatttttagcattaaaataaatataagaaattagTAATGTTTTTTGGCGCAGGGATTTGTTATATACAAGAGAATATAGCAAAACTTGGAGATGAAGATGAGGAACACATGCCAATTGGGTTCGAAGTGGCCCTGCCATCACTTGTCGAAATTGCAAAAAAGTTGGGCATCGATATTCCTGATGATTCTCCAGGCATGCAAGAGATTTATGCCAGCAGAGATCTGAAGCTGACAAGGTATAATAATTGCAATATCTATTTCGAAAAGGGGAACAAATTCAAAAGACAAGTGACAGAGAGACTAAAAGTAcgaaataaatcaaattattgCATTAATAACTacatatcaaaaaataaaaattcaacataaACCAACTTACATGATAATTTCCCCCTTCAAGTATATGTGTTTGATTAAGATGGATATGGAAAATATGGTttgatttgtttaattttgtAATAATTGTGTTGTAGGATACCAAGGGACATACTACACAAAGTGGCCACGACATTGCTTCACAGCTTGGAAGGCATGGATGGGCTCGATTGGGATAAGCTTTTAAAATTACAGTGTGCAGATGgctcttttcttttctctccATCCTCCACCGCTTTTGCACTGCACCAGACTAAAGATCTCAAGTGCCTCAAATACCTAAATAACCAAGTTCAAAAATTCAATGGTGGaggtattttatatatatatatatgtataatattttaattttaaaacatatatatatagacacacacacacatatacatattaATTCTAAATCCAATTATAGGGTTGGTGACCCTTTTTGAATGACGTTACATTTGATTTAGTTCCGAATGTCTATCCGGTGGACTTGTTCGAGCACCTTTGGGCGGTGGACCGTTTGCGAAGGCTCGGGATTTCCCGGTATTTTCAGCCGGAGATTGAGGAATGTGTTGATTATGTTCATAGGTATGTTAATCaagatttactttttttttattggtattATAATTATGTGAGATATAATTGTGTATAATATTGTGAAACTTCCAGACACTGGACAGATAAAGGCATTTGCTGGGCAAGAAACTCTGTGGTTCAGGACATCGATGACACAGCTATGGGATTTAGATTGCTAAGGTTGTACGGGTACGAGGTTTCTTCAGGTATAAGTCTTCACTNATTGGAAAAGGACAAAACATGGCACGCACACGGATTTTAacatgtttttatatatatatatgtcataCAAGTAATATCACCTTTATATATGTGGGTAATGCATGCAGATGTTTTCGAACATTTTGAAGAAGGTGGGGAGTTCTTCTGCTTCGCGGGTCAGTCGACCCAAGCCGTGACAGGAATGTACAATTTGTACAGAGCTTCCCAAGTGATGTTCCCACAAGAAAACGTACTTGCAAGAGCTAGGACATTCTCATTCAACTTCTTGCAAGATAAAAGAGCCAACAATGAGCTACTCGATAAGTGGATTATCACCAAAGACCTCCCTGGCGAGGTACATATCTAATTCGGGCCGAAAAACTTGTCTACTTTCTCCCTTAGTCAAGTTGGtttatttgttataaaaattTTCCCCCAAACTAATCATCTAATTTGCgggacaaattaattaaaacacttACATATTGGAAAGGTTGTATAAATTTATGAATATCTTGTTCGGTTACCAACTATAAATCCAACCATGCATTTATATATTCTATATACAACTGAACACTAGTAGGTAGGGAAGTGTATCACTTGCCACAACCTATAAGCTTAGCTGCATTATTATGTCTGATAATGGGAACAGATATGCCGATTCAAACTTGTCGTCTTCCTTCTATTACTACAAGTAATTTACTGCTCACGAATAGGgttcaaaaaataaagaaattgtgTTCTTTAAAGATATAGTAAATTTAGATacataaaaattgattttacagGTTAGATATGCACTAGATGTTCCTTGGTACGCCAGCCTGCCGCGAGTGGAGACAAGGTTCTACTTGGAACAATACGGCGGTGAAGATGNGATTTCAAGagttaatattcgttcattattTTGTAGGATGTCAAAAGTTAACAATAACACATATCTTGAGTTGGGGAGATTAGACTACAACAATTGCCAAGCCTTGCATCAGCAAGAGTGGAAAAGCATTCAAAAGtggaaatttaattaaaattttatcaatTCTAAATTATTATCAAGCTctcaattttgattatatttttttttaaaaaaaataaaaattgtgtaGATGGTATAGAGATTGTAGCCTTGGAGAGTTTGGGCTGAGCGAGAGAAGTCTACTCTTATCATACTTTATAGCCGCCGCAAGTGTATTCGAGCCTGAAAATTCCGAAGTGAGGCTGGCTTGGGCCAAAACAGCGATTTTGATGGAGACTATTGTGTCCCATTTTAATGGACAGCAACTTTCCGAGGACCAAAAATGCGCGTTTATCGACGAATTTGAGTACGCATGTGACATCAAGTACGTCAACGGAGGAAGGTGAGCACCTCATTTCTTATTTGTGCGTGGATTCGAATGTGGCCTCTCAAATGATCGAAAAAATACCATACCTATTCTGATTTTTGAGAGGGTACATGCATGCAGGTACAAAACAAGAAACAGTTTAGTGGGGACTTTGCTCAGAACCTTAAACCAGCTCTCTTTGGACACCCTTTTGGCATGCGGCCGAGACATCCATCAACAATTATATCACGCGGTACGTCTTTTAGCACCATCTTGggattgatatttttatgattttcacGTTGTTTGATGTAAAAGATAAGATTCCACATCTTTATTTTCGTCAAGCTTGAAATTGGCCAATTTATGCTACCAGTTTTATaggatttcaaatatttatttttgcttGATATATTATGActttatatagatatatatatcatgagaTTCACATAATAAATTTGTCGCTTTCAAAATATTAGTATAGAACAAAACATAGACAACATATTAATACCgatgattattttattcaccAAACTTCTACAACCCATGATACTAAGTAGATAGTAATTTTGTCTATTTGCAGTGGCAAAAGTGGCTGAGGACATGGGACGAAGGAGGCTAC
This genomic window contains:
- the LOC140967811 gene encoding ent-copalyl diphosphate synthase 1 isoform X2, with translation MSSASKCLLPSSPVHRLLPSAAPFHMTLTTSGVFPSWKPITPSSCLQCNAISGKRTGEHIDVIQNGMACIKWQDIVDDDTEKDTQQETESDKIRDLVETIRTMLASMDDGEISISAYDTAWVAMVTDVGGGGRPQFPSSLEWIANNQLSDGSWGDATAFSAHDRIINTLACVVALRSWNMHPDKSDKGICYIQENIAKLGDEDEEHMPIGFEVALPSLVEIAKKLGIDIPDDSPGMQEIYASRDLKLTRIPRDILHKVATTLLHSLEGMDGLDWDKLLKLQCADGSFLFSPSSTAFALHQTKDLKCLKYLNNQVQKFNGGVPNVYPVDLFEHLWAVDRLRRLGISRYFQPEIEECVDYVHRHWTDKGICWARNSVVQDIDDTAMGFRLLRLYGYEVSSDVFEHFEEGGEFFCFAGQSTQAVTGMYNLYRASQVMFPQENVLARARTFSFNFLQDKRANNELLDKWIITKDLPGEVRYALDVPWYASLPRVETRFYLEQYGGEDXISRVNIRSLFCRMSKVNNNTYLELGRLDYNNCQALHQQEWKSIQKWYRDCSLGEFGLSERSLLLSYFIAAASVFEPENSEVRLAWAKTAILMETIVSHFNGQQLSEDQKCAFIDEFEYACDIKYVNGGRYKTRNSLVGTLLRTLNQLSLDTLLACGRDIHQQLYHAWQKWLRTWDEGGYTAIGDAELLVRTLNLNGGCGGRVGNGWISEELLMSHPKYKNLLEITSRVCHRLRIFQSRKDANGCVTDMGGITTDEIELDMQELVKLVLTKTSKDLDSDTKQNFLSIARSFYYAAYCNSGTINFHIAKVLFEGVM
- the LOC140967811 gene encoding ent-copalyl diphosphate synthase 1 isoform X1, producing MSSASKCLLPSSPVHRLLPSAAPFHMTLTTSGVFPSWKPITPSSCLQCNAISGKRTGEHIDVIQNGMACIKWQDIVDDDTEKDTQQETESDKIRDLVETIRTMLASMDDGEISISAYDTAWVAMVTDVGGGGRPQFPSSLEWIANNQLSDGSWGDATAFSAHDRIINTLACVVALRSWNMHPDKSDKGICYIQENIAKLGDEDEEHMPIGFEVALPSLVEIAKKLGIDIPDDSPGMQEIYASRDLKLTRIPRDILHKVATTLLHSLEGMDGLDWDKLLKLQCADGSFLFSPSSTAFALHQTKDLKCLKYLNNQVQKFNGGVPNVYPVDLFEHLWAVDRLRRLGISRYFQPEIEECVDYVHRHWTDKGICWARNSVVQDIDDTAMGFRLLRLYGYEVSSDVFEHFEEGGEFFCFAGQSTQAVTGMYNLYRASQVMFPQENVLARARTFSFNFLQDKRANNELLDKWIITKDLPGEVRYALDVPWYASLPRVETRFYLEQYGGEDXISRVNIRSLFCRMSKVNNNTYLELGRLDYNNCQALHQQEWKSIQKWYRDCSLGEFGLSERSLLLSYFIAAASVFEPENSEVRLAWAKTAILMETIVSHFNGQQLSEDQKCAFIDEFEYACDIKYVNGGRYKTRNSLVGTLLRTLNQLSLDTLLACGRDIHQQLYHAWQKWLRTWDEGGYTAIGDAELLVRTLNLNGGCGGRVGNGWISEELLMSHPKYKNLLEITSRVCHRLRIFQSRKAQDANGCVTDMGGITTDEIELDMQELVKLVLTKTSKDLDSDTKQNFLSIARSFYYAAYCNSGTINFHIAKVLFEGVM